In a single window of the Cupriavidus sp. P-10 genome:
- a CDS encoding TetR/AcrR family transcriptional regulator, giving the protein MSTVQSPAPPEDTPEPVPARMQIAERQEARRRQILDTAAQLFYTKGYPGMTMNDLCRALGVTKPAVYYYFTDKYEIFDILCRESAQTCLPVIRETADPALPVRERLHACLLEMARRCVACHVPATLSFRDNQYLRPDTVAWLDSMARGFYRDLYALLEEGKREGVFAFGDARVTAHAIGSVVGFMYTWHQPGRMDDEALAHELATNMMKLVLP; this is encoded by the coding sequence ATGTCGACCGTACAGAGCCCCGCCCCACCTGAAGATACGCCCGAGCCCGTGCCGGCGCGCATGCAAATCGCCGAACGCCAGGAGGCGCGCCGCCGCCAGATCCTCGATACCGCCGCGCAGCTCTTCTATACGAAGGGCTATCCCGGCATGACCATGAACGACCTGTGCCGCGCGTTGGGCGTGACCAAGCCGGCGGTCTACTACTACTTCACCGACAAGTACGAGATCTTCGATATCCTGTGCCGCGAGTCGGCGCAGACCTGCCTGCCCGTGATCCGCGAGACCGCCGACCCGGCGCTGCCGGTGCGGGAGCGGCTGCATGCCTGCCTGCTGGAAATGGCGCGCCGTTGCGTTGCCTGCCACGTGCCCGCGACGCTCAGCTTCCGCGACAACCAGTACCTGCGCCCGGATACCGTGGCCTGGCTCGACAGCATGGCGCGCGGCTTCTACCGCGACCTTTACGCGCTGCTGGAAGAAGGCAAGCGCGAAGGCGTCTTTGCCTTTGGCGATGCGCGCGTGACGGCGCATGCGATCGGCAGCGTGGTCGGCTTCATGTACACGTGGCACCAGCCAGGCCGCATGGATGACGAGGCGCTTGCGCACGAGCTCGCCACCAACATGATGAAACTGGTCTTGCCCTGA
- a CDS encoding aminopeptidase: MKQRPGRRRGAAILAATGLAALALLTAGCDTVGYYAQSIGGHLGVMAQAQPLNDAIASARDANDARLAQRLALAGRIRDYASRELQLPDNGSYRRYANLHRPYVVWSVFATPELSMELRKWCFPIVGCISYRGYYAQADAEQYAQALRRDGLEAYVAGIPAYSTLGYFDDPLLNTFVYLPEGELARLIFHELAHQVVYVRNDTAFNESFATAVEAAGVERWLAEDASEDARASYRQYDARRQQFRALLLGTRDRLAALYQTPLDDEAKREGKARIFADMRDQYARLKVEWGNYSGYDRWFDQSLTNAHLAAVATYQQWVPAFTALLVQCDGDWRRFYAEAGRIGALPAAEREAALRRLAPPATRVDTLTASGKAAETN; this comes from the coding sequence ATGAAGCAGCGGCCCGGCCGCCGGCGCGGGGCGGCAATCCTGGCGGCGACGGGCCTGGCGGCACTGGCTCTGCTGACGGCCGGGTGCGACACGGTCGGATATTACGCGCAGTCGATCGGTGGCCACCTCGGCGTGATGGCGCAGGCGCAGCCGCTCAACGATGCCATTGCCAGCGCGCGCGACGCCAACGACGCGCGCCTGGCGCAGCGGCTGGCGCTGGCCGGCCGCATCCGCGACTATGCGTCGCGCGAGTTGCAGCTGCCCGACAACGGCAGCTACCGCCGCTACGCCAACCTGCATCGGCCCTACGTGGTGTGGAGCGTGTTTGCCACGCCCGAGTTGTCGATGGAGCTGCGCAAGTGGTGCTTCCCGATCGTCGGCTGCATCAGCTACCGGGGCTACTACGCGCAGGCCGATGCCGAGCAGTACGCGCAGGCCCTGCGCCGCGACGGCCTGGAAGCCTACGTGGCGGGCATTCCCGCCTATTCGACGCTGGGCTATTTCGACGACCCGCTGCTCAATACCTTCGTCTACCTGCCGGAGGGCGAGCTGGCGCGGCTGATCTTCCACGAGCTGGCGCACCAGGTGGTCTACGTGCGCAACGACACCGCCTTCAACGAGTCCTTTGCCACCGCGGTCGAAGCCGCCGGCGTGGAGCGCTGGCTGGCCGAGGATGCCTCGGAGGACGCGCGCGCCAGCTATCGCCAGTACGACGCACGCCGCCAGCAGTTCCGCGCGCTGCTGCTCGGCACGCGCGACCGGCTGGCGGCGCTGTACCAGACGCCGCTGGACGACGAAGCCAAGCGCGAGGGCAAGGCCAGGATCTTCGCCGACATGCGTGACCAATACGCGCGGCTCAAGGTGGAGTGGGGCAACTACAGCGGCTATGACCGCTGGTTCGACCAGTCGCTGACCAATGCCCACCTGGCGGCGGTGGCGACCTACCAGCAATGGGTGCCGGCCTTTACCGCGCTGCTGGTGCAGTGCGATGGCGACTGGCGCCGCTTCTATGCCGAAGCCGGCCGCATCGGCGCGCTGCCCGCCGCCGAGCGCGAGGCCGCGCTGCGCCGGCTGGCGCCGCCCGCGACCCGCGTCGATACGCTGACCGCGAGCGGCAAGGCGGCCGAGACCAACTGA
- a CDS encoding molybdopterin-containing oxidoreductase family protein: protein MASRIVRAACPHDCPDTCALLVTVEDGRAIKVAGDPDHPGTQGVLCTKVSRYTERTYHPDRLLTPMKRIGRKGQGKFAPISWDEALDTIATRLQAIAARDPQAIVPYSYAGTMGLVQGESMAARFFHKLGASRLDRTICASAGATALRYTYGASVGMDMEHVVDAKLVIIWGGNPIASNLHFWTRAQEAKRRGATLVAIDPYRSLSAEKCHRHIAPMPGTDGALALGMIHILVRDGLLDHDYIERHTVGFEALRERAQAYPPARVAEICGTPVEDIEWLAGLYGQLAVRERQPVAIRLNYGMQRVHGGGQAVRAVACLPSLVGAWRHAAGGLQLSTSGFFPIDDAALQRPDLLPGWPETLPRMVNMSTIGDALLADPAPGAPRIEAVMVYNSNPVAVAPESSRVAAGFAREDLFTVVLEHFRTDTADYADILLPATTQLEHTDVHKAYGHTYFLANNAAIAPMGEALPNTEIFRRLAQRMGFTEPCFTDSDEDIAAQAILPGDARAAGISWATLKEQGWQKLPLAPAPFADGGFPTASGKCQFYSEPMARDGFDPLPAYVPQYESPSTAPELAARYPLAMISPPARNFLNSSFVNVDSLRATEGEPHLDIHPADAAERGIVHGTMVRVFNDRGSMVARARVTERARRGLVVGLSIWWKKLASDGKNANELTSQRLTDLGRAPVFYDCLVQVEACAEGAVAPA, encoded by the coding sequence ATGGCTTCCCGCATCGTCCGCGCCGCCTGCCCGCATGACTGCCCCGACACCTGTGCCTTGCTCGTCACCGTAGAGGACGGCCGCGCCATCAAGGTGGCCGGCGACCCGGACCACCCCGGCACGCAGGGCGTGCTGTGCACCAAGGTATCGCGCTACACCGAACGCACCTACCACCCCGACCGGCTGCTGACGCCGATGAAGCGCATCGGCAGGAAGGGCCAGGGCAAGTTCGCGCCGATCTCCTGGGACGAAGCGCTCGACACCATCGCCACGCGCCTGCAGGCCATCGCCGCGCGCGATCCGCAGGCCATCGTCCCGTACAGCTATGCCGGCACCATGGGTCTGGTGCAGGGCGAGAGCATGGCGGCGCGCTTCTTCCACAAGCTGGGCGCGTCGCGGCTGGACCGCACCATCTGCGCCAGCGCCGGTGCCACCGCGTTGCGCTACACCTATGGCGCCAGCGTCGGCATGGACATGGAGCACGTGGTCGATGCGAAGCTGGTGATCATCTGGGGCGGCAACCCGATTGCTTCCAACCTGCATTTCTGGACGCGTGCGCAGGAAGCCAAGCGGCGCGGCGCGACCCTGGTGGCGATTGATCCCTACCGATCGCTGAGTGCCGAGAAATGCCATCGCCATATCGCGCCGATGCCCGGTACCGACGGCGCGCTGGCACTGGGGATGATCCATATTCTGGTCCGCGATGGGCTGCTCGACCATGACTACATCGAACGCCACACGGTGGGCTTCGAGGCGCTGCGCGAGCGCGCCCAGGCCTATCCGCCGGCGCGTGTGGCCGAGATCTGCGGCACCCCGGTGGAAGACATCGAGTGGCTGGCAGGCCTCTACGGCCAGCTGGCGGTGCGCGAGCGCCAGCCGGTGGCGATCCGCCTCAACTACGGCATGCAGCGCGTGCACGGCGGCGGCCAGGCGGTGCGAGCGGTGGCGTGCCTGCCGTCGCTGGTGGGCGCGTGGCGCCATGCGGCCGGCGGGCTGCAGTTGTCGACCTCGGGCTTTTTCCCGATCGACGACGCTGCGCTGCAGCGGCCAGACCTGCTGCCGGGCTGGCCGGAAACGTTGCCTCGCATGGTCAACATGAGCACCATCGGCGATGCCCTGTTGGCCGACCCCGCGCCCGGCGCGCCGCGCATCGAGGCGGTCATGGTCTACAACAGCAACCCGGTCGCGGTGGCGCCGGAGTCGTCCAGGGTCGCGGCCGGTTTTGCGCGCGAGGACCTGTTCACCGTCGTGCTGGAGCACTTCCGCACCGACACCGCCGACTATGCCGACATCCTGCTGCCAGCCACCACGCAGCTTGAGCACACCGATGTGCACAAGGCCTACGGCCACACCTATTTCCTCGCCAACAACGCCGCGATCGCCCCGATGGGCGAGGCGCTGCCCAATACCGAGATCTTCCGCCGCCTGGCGCAGCGCATGGGCTTCACCGAGCCGTGCTTTACGGACAGCGACGAGGACATCGCCGCGCAGGCGATCCTGCCGGGCGATGCGCGCGCCGCCGGCATCAGCTGGGCCACGCTGAAGGAGCAGGGCTGGCAGAAGCTGCCACTGGCTCCGGCGCCGTTTGCCGACGGCGGCTTCCCGACTGCATCCGGCAAATGCCAGTTCTATTCCGAGCCGATGGCGCGCGACGGTTTCGACCCGCTGCCTGCCTACGTGCCGCAGTACGAGTCGCCGTCGACCGCGCCGGAACTGGCGGCGCGCTATCCGCTGGCGATGATCTCGCCGCCGGCGCGCAATTTCCTCAACAGCTCTTTCGTCAACGTCGACAGCCTGCGCGCCACCGAAGGCGAGCCGCACCTCGACATCCATCCGGCCGACGCCGCCGAGCGCGGCATCGTGCACGGCACGATGGTGCGCGTCTTCAATGACCGCGGCAGCATGGTGGCGCGCGCCCGCGTCACCGAGCGCGCGCGGCGCGGACTGGTGGTGGGACTGTCGATCTGGTGGAAGAAGCTGGCCTCGGACGGCAAGAACGCCAACGAGCTGACCAGCCAGCGCCTGACCGACCTGGGCCGCGCGCCGGTGTTCTACGACTGCCTGGTGCAGGTGGAAGCCTGCGCCGAAGGGGCGGTCGCTCCCGCATGA
- a CDS encoding ABC transporter substrate-binding protein, whose protein sequence is MFFRSGVNGRLAGLLVACAIGTGGASGAAIANTAASAATSEHGVTADSILLGQSAALTGPAASLGKQMNAGARLYFDHINQQGGIYGRKIRLEALDDYYEPEPAAKNTRKLIEEDRVFALFGYVGTPTSQAALPLAIQARVPFFGPYTGARSVREPRSRYVFHVRAGYGDEAMAILRQIQTTGLKRVAVVYNDDAYGKAELEELERALKSAADSGVQLVAREAVVRNTMEIGDAMQGVLKASPDTVVMISAYRTAGAFVKEALRRGYNGQFYNVSFVGTQALANEVGAKGSGVIISQVMPHPGNATLPVVREYLRLLQAAGKPNEFDYASIEGYIAAKAFTDGLRRAGKDLTREKLVTALESMRSVDLGGFVVNFTPENHVGSRFVEMTVINSKGQVIR, encoded by the coding sequence ATGTTTTTCCGATCCGGGGTCAATGGCCGGCTTGCCGGCCTGCTGGTGGCGTGCGCCATCGGCACGGGCGGCGCATCCGGCGCTGCCATCGCCAACACCGCGGCAAGCGCCGCCACATCCGAGCACGGCGTCACCGCCGACTCCATCCTGCTGGGGCAGTCGGCCGCGCTGACCGGCCCCGCCGCGTCGCTTGGCAAGCAGATGAACGCGGGTGCACGGCTGTATTTCGACCACATCAACCAGCAGGGCGGCATTTATGGCCGCAAGATCCGGCTCGAGGCGCTGGACGACTACTACGAGCCCGAGCCGGCCGCCAAGAATACCCGGAAGCTGATCGAGGAAGACCGCGTCTTCGCGCTGTTCGGCTATGTCGGCACGCCCACCAGCCAGGCCGCGCTGCCGCTGGCGATCCAGGCCAGGGTGCCGTTCTTCGGCCCGTACACCGGCGCGCGCTCGGTGCGCGAGCCGCGCAGCCGCTACGTCTTCCACGTTCGCGCCGGCTACGGCGACGAAGCCATGGCGATCCTGCGCCAGATCCAGACCACCGGCCTGAAGCGCGTGGCCGTGGTCTACAACGACGATGCCTACGGCAAGGCCGAGCTGGAGGAGCTGGAACGCGCACTGAAGAGCGCCGCCGACAGCGGCGTGCAGCTGGTCGCGCGCGAAGCCGTGGTCCGCAATACGATGGAAATCGGTGACGCCATGCAGGGCGTGCTCAAGGCCAGCCCTGACACCGTGGTGATGATCAGCGCGTATCGCACCGCCGGCGCCTTCGTCAAGGAAGCGCTGCGCCGCGGCTACAACGGGCAGTTCTATAACGTCTCGTTCGTCGGCACGCAGGCGCTGGCCAACGAGGTCGGCGCGAAAGGCAGCGGTGTGATCATCTCGCAGGTGATGCCGCATCCGGGCAACGCGACGCTGCCGGTGGTGCGCGAATACCTGCGCCTGCTGCAGGCCGCGGGCAAGCCGAATGAGTTCGACTACGCCAGCATCGAGGGCTACATCGCCGCCAAGGCCTTTACCGACGGGCTGCGCCGCGCGGGCAAGGACCTGACGCGCGAGAAGCTGGTGACGGCGCTGGAATCGATGCGCAGCGTTGACCTGGGCGGGTTCGTCGTCAACTTCACGCCGGAGAACCATGTGGGATCGCGGTTCGTGGAGATGACGGTGATTAATTCGAAGGGGCAGGTGATCCGGTGA
- a CDS encoding ABC transporter ATP-binding protein, producing the protein MTTTELQSRPMANAAADPTPAAPLLELRGVSKRFVKSLDTAARIANLFGAHAREEVVHAVDRVDLSIRTGEVVGLVGESGCGKSTLGRMAVGLHTLTEGERLWRGTNLDHLPPDKRREKQLAIQMIFQDPYASLNPRLRVLDIVGEAPVVHGMVDRGRQKGYVEDMLVRVGMDPTVLRRFPHQFSGGQRARIGIARALAVKPEFLVCDESVAALDVSIQAQVLNLFMRLREELNLTYLFISHDLGVVKHISDRVVIMYLGRVVESAPTEDVFAAPNHPYTQALLAEAPKLEVGKKTYVAIKGEIPSPLNPPPGCHFHPRCPYAMPRCKEEQPVLKEIAPLRFSACHLNDMK; encoded by the coding sequence ATGACCACGACTGAACTGCAATCCCGACCGATGGCGAACGCCGCGGCCGACCCGACGCCGGCGGCTCCGCTGCTGGAGTTGCGCGGCGTGTCCAAGCGCTTCGTCAAGTCGCTCGACACCGCGGCGCGCATCGCCAACCTGTTCGGCGCTCATGCCCGCGAAGAGGTGGTGCATGCGGTCGACCGGGTTGACCTGAGCATCCGCACCGGTGAAGTCGTGGGCCTGGTCGGCGAATCCGGCTGCGGCAAGTCCACGCTGGGCCGCATGGCCGTGGGGCTGCATACGCTGACCGAGGGCGAGCGGCTGTGGCGCGGCACCAACCTCGACCACCTGCCGCCGGACAAGCGCCGCGAGAAGCAGCTGGCGATCCAGATGATCTTCCAGGACCCGTACGCCTCGCTCAATCCGCGGCTGCGCGTGCTGGATATCGTCGGCGAGGCGCCGGTGGTCCACGGCATGGTCGACCGTGGCAGGCAGAAAGGCTATGTCGAGGACATGCTGGTGCGCGTGGGTATGGACCCGACCGTGCTGCGCCGCTTCCCGCACCAGTTCTCGGGCGGGCAGCGCGCGCGCATCGGCATTGCGCGCGCGCTGGCGGTGAAGCCGGAGTTCCTGGTCTGCGATGAATCGGTGGCTGCGCTCGATGTATCGATCCAGGCGCAGGTGCTGAACCTGTTCATGCGGCTGCGCGAAGAGCTGAACCTGACCTACCTGTTCATCAGCCACGACCTTGGCGTGGTCAAGCACATCAGCGACCGCGTGGTGATCATGTACCTGGGACGGGTGGTGGAGTCGGCCCCGACCGAGGATGTGTTCGCCGCGCCGAACCATCCGTACACGCAGGCACTGCTGGCGGAAGCGCCGAAGCTGGAGGTCGGCAAGAAGACTTATGTGGCGATCAAGGGCGAGATTCCATCACCGTTGAATCCGCCGCCGGGGTGCCACTTTCATCCGCGCTGTCCGTATGCGATGCCACGTTGCAAGGAGGAGCAGCCGGTATTGAAGGAGATTGCGCCGCTGCGGTTTTCGGCTTGTCATTTGAATGACATGAAGTAG
- a CDS encoding ABC transporter ATP-binding protein produces MAQPTLVVENLKTHFYTRGGIAKAVDDVSFSVGRGEIMGLVGESGSGKSMTGYSIMGLIDPPGKVVDGRIALTSRDGITRDLRALTPAQQRDVRGNRIAMIFQDPMMTLNPVLRIDTQMIEAVLAHENVGKAVARERARNALARVGIPSPDERLLAYPHQFSGGMRQRVAIAIALLNKPDLIIADEPTTALDVTIQGQILYEMQTLCRESGTALIWITHDLSVVAGLADTVCVMYAGRIVEAGDVRQVLEHPEHPYTHGLIGSAPSRNPRGAPLRQIPGMTPSLLNLPGGCAFRERCPYATAACKTEPPLETAADGRRLRCFHPVLANQEAA; encoded by the coding sequence ATGGCACAACCTACGCTGGTCGTAGAGAACCTGAAGACGCATTTCTACACGCGCGGCGGCATTGCCAAGGCCGTCGACGACGTGTCCTTTTCCGTGGGCCGCGGCGAGATCATGGGGCTGGTGGGCGAGTCCGGTTCGGGCAAGTCGATGACCGGCTACTCGATCATGGGCCTGATCGACCCGCCCGGGAAGGTCGTCGACGGACGCATCGCACTGACGAGCCGCGACGGCATCACGCGCGACCTGCGCGCGCTCACGCCGGCGCAGCAGCGCGACGTGCGCGGCAACCGCATCGCGATGATCTTCCAGGATCCGATGATGACGCTCAACCCGGTCTTGCGCATCGACACGCAGATGATCGAGGCGGTGCTGGCGCACGAAAACGTCGGCAAGGCGGTGGCGCGCGAGCGCGCGCGCAATGCGCTGGCGCGGGTCGGCATCCCTTCGCCGGACGAACGCCTGCTGGCTTATCCGCACCAGTTCTCGGGCGGCATGCGCCAGCGCGTGGCGATCGCGATCGCGCTGCTGAACAAGCCCGACCTGATCATTGCCGACGAACCGACCACGGCGCTCGACGTCACCATCCAGGGCCAGATCCTGTACGAGATGCAGACCCTGTGCCGCGAATCCGGCACGGCGCTGATCTGGATCACGCACGACCTGTCGGTGGTTGCCGGGCTGGCCGACACCGTGTGCGTGATGTACGCCGGCAGGATCGTGGAGGCCGGCGATGTGCGCCAGGTGCTGGAGCATCCCGAGCATCCGTACACGCATGGCCTGATCGGTTCGGCGCCGTCGCGCAACCCGCGCGGCGCGCCGCTGCGGCAGATCCCGGGGATGACGCCATCGCTGCTGAACCTGCCGGGCGGCTGCGCGTTCCGCGAGCGCTGCCCGTACGCGACCGCCGCGTGCAAGACCGAGCCGCCGCTGGAGACTGCCGCCGACGGCCGCCGCTTGCGCTGCTTCCATCCGGTGCTGGCCAACCAGGAGGCGGCATGA
- a CDS encoding ABC transporter permease, whose product MSAVTAEPQDKTPPGTPPAAREQSPWRRFAAEFFSSKIAVAGLATLVIIILIAILAPWLAPQNPYDLATLDVLDARLAPGEKAGTGMTFLLGSDEQGRDILSAVMYGLRISIGVGVVSTVIALLLGATLGLLAGFLGGRTEAFIMRVADLQLSFPPILLALILLAFLRPGLGNIVIALVAVQWAYYARTTRSAALVERRKEYIEAATCLGLPPRRIMFRHLLPNCLPPLIVIAALQVASAITLEATLSFLGLGVPVTEPSLGSLISNGQQYMLSGKYWISFFPGIALVVTIVAMNLVADQLRDVLNPRLQTQ is encoded by the coding sequence ATGAGTGCCGTAACCGCCGAACCCCAAGACAAGACGCCGCCGGGCACGCCGCCGGCTGCGCGCGAACAGTCGCCGTGGCGCCGCTTTGCCGCGGAGTTCTTCTCCAGCAAGATCGCGGTGGCGGGGCTGGCCACGCTGGTCATCATCATCCTGATCGCGATCCTCGCGCCGTGGCTGGCGCCGCAAAACCCGTATGACCTGGCCACGCTCGACGTGCTCGATGCGCGCCTGGCGCCGGGCGAGAAGGCCGGCACCGGCATGACCTTCCTGCTCGGCTCCGACGAGCAGGGGCGCGACATCCTGTCCGCGGTGATGTACGGGCTGCGCATCAGCATTGGCGTGGGCGTGGTCAGCACCGTGATCGCGCTGTTGCTGGGCGCCACGCTGGGGCTGCTGGCAGGCTTCCTGGGCGGGCGCACCGAGGCCTTCATCATGCGCGTGGCCGACCTGCAGCTGTCGTTCCCGCCGATCCTGCTGGCACTGATCCTGCTGGCGTTCCTGCGCCCGGGCCTCGGCAATATCGTGATCGCGCTGGTGGCCGTGCAGTGGGCCTACTACGCGCGCACCACGCGCAGCGCCGCGCTGGTGGAGCGCCGCAAGGAGTATATCGAGGCGGCCACCTGCCTGGGCCTGCCGCCGCGCCGCATCATGTTCCGCCACCTGCTGCCCAACTGCCTGCCGCCGCTGATCGTGATCGCGGCGCTGCAGGTGGCGTCGGCGATCACGCTGGAGGCGACGCTGTCATTCCTCGGACTGGGCGTGCCGGTCACCGAGCCGTCGCTGGGCTCGCTGATCTCCAACGGCCAGCAGTACATGCTGTCGGGCAAGTACTGGATCAGCTTCTTCCCGGGCATCGCGCTGGTGGTCACCATCGTGGCGATGAACCTGGTCGCCGACCAGTTGCGCGACGTGCTCAACCCGCGCCTGCAGACGCAATAA
- a CDS encoding ABC transporter permease, whose amino-acid sequence MLVFIIRRLMQSVVVLFVMSLLVFLGVFAIGNPVDILINPQADQEDIKRTIAALGLDKPLWEQYWVFLQNALQGNLGTSFAHGTPALKLIFERMPATMELAVCAILLAIVLGIPLGLWAGLRPNGVAGKSIMTVSILGFSLPTFWVGLMLIMVFAVQLGWLPSNGRGETVRVLGIPLSFLTVDGIRHLVLPAVTLSLLNIAMVIRLTRAGTQEAMLQDYVKFARAKGLSNTRIVGVHVLKNILIPIVTVIALQFGSIIAFAIVTESIFAWPGMGKLIIDSIQLLDRPVIVAYLMVIVTLFILINLLVDIVYSMLDPRVRIADNKG is encoded by the coding sequence ATGCTGGTCTTCATCATCCGGCGCCTGATGCAGAGCGTAGTGGTGCTCTTCGTCATGTCGCTGCTGGTTTTCCTCGGCGTCTTTGCCATCGGCAATCCCGTCGACATCCTGATCAACCCGCAGGCCGACCAGGAGGACATCAAGCGCACCATCGCGGCGCTTGGCCTGGACAAGCCGCTGTGGGAGCAATACTGGGTGTTCCTGCAGAACGCGTTGCAAGGCAACCTGGGTACCTCGTTCGCGCATGGCACGCCGGCGCTCAAGCTGATCTTCGAGCGCATGCCGGCCACCATGGAGCTGGCCGTGTGCGCGATCCTGCTGGCGATCGTGCTGGGCATTCCGCTGGGGCTGTGGGCCGGGTTGCGGCCCAACGGCGTGGCGGGCAAGTCGATCATGACGGTGTCGATCCTGGGCTTCTCGCTGCCCACCTTCTGGGTCGGCCTGATGCTGATCATGGTGTTCGCGGTGCAGCTCGGCTGGCTGCCTTCCAACGGGCGCGGCGAGACCGTGCGCGTGCTCGGCATCCCGCTCAGCTTCCTGACCGTCGACGGCATCCGCCACCTGGTGCTGCCCGCGGTGACGCTGTCGCTGCTGAATATCGCCATGGTGATCCGGCTCACGCGCGCCGGGACGCAGGAGGCGATGCTGCAGGACTACGTCAAGTTCGCGCGCGCCAAGGGCCTGTCCAACACGCGCATCGTCGGCGTGCATGTGCTGAAGAACATCCTCATCCCGATCGTCACGGTGATCGCGCTGCAGTTCGGCTCGATCATCGCGTTCGCGATCGTGACTGAATCGATCTTTGCCTGGCCCGGCATGGGCAAGCTGATCATCGACTCGATCCAGCTGCTGGACCGGCCGGTGATCGTGGCCTACCTGATGGTGATCGTGACGCTGTTCATCCTGATCAACCTGTTGGTGGACATCGTCTACAGCATGCTCGATCCGCGCGTGCGTATTGCCGACAACAAGGGCTGA
- a CDS encoding ABC transporter substrate-binding protein, which yields MSLRTFKKAIGVVAVAGALGLAWSGSAQAADLKLAMSSPPTSMDPHFYNLFSNINVSEHIFDSLVKMDPDSRIIPGLAESWKLVNNLTWEFNIRKGVKFHDGSELTTDDIVWSLDRPATIQNSPGKFDVYTKAIINKKVIDKYTIQLTTNKPYPLMLNDLTSIFIVQKKATQGLGSDDFAQGKGMIGTGPFKFVSYARDDRVELVRNDSYWGAKPAWDKATLRFIPNPATRLAALLSGDVQAIENVPTPDLPKVRQDPKLSFFSKISHRVIYLYFDTKRDKSPYVTTKEGAPLDKNPLKDARVRNAISMAINRQGIKDRLMEGLSEPTNNLVPPTLFGYNPNLKTVKYDPEGAKKLLAQAGYPNGFGVTLHTPNNRYVNDEKIAQTIAQNLTRIGIATKVEGMPMATYSSKGIKHEWSFGLLGWGAQTGEVSSPLRALLACEDSKKGFGTTNWGEYCNPKMDVVLEEALSTVNDGERSKMLQEATAIAINDGGIIPIHQQVTTWATQKGIVYTPRTDERTYAHNFKPQ from the coding sequence ATGTCCCTTCGCACTTTCAAGAAGGCAATCGGTGTTGTCGCCGTAGCCGGGGCCCTTGGCCTGGCATGGTCCGGCAGCGCCCAGGCCGCGGACCTCAAACTGGCCATGAGTTCGCCGCCGACCTCGATGGATCCGCACTTCTACAACCTGTTCTCGAATATAAACGTATCGGAGCACATCTTCGACTCGCTGGTGAAGATGGACCCGGACAGCCGCATCATCCCGGGCCTGGCCGAGTCATGGAAGCTGGTCAACAACCTGACCTGGGAATTCAACATCCGCAAGGGCGTGAAGTTCCATGATGGCAGCGAACTGACCACGGACGACATCGTCTGGTCGCTGGACCGCCCGGCGACGATCCAGAACAGCCCGGGCAAGTTCGACGTCTACACCAAGGCGATCATCAACAAGAAGGTGATCGACAAGTACACGATCCAGCTGACCACGAACAAGCCGTACCCGCTGATGCTGAACGACCTGACGTCGATCTTCATCGTGCAGAAGAAGGCGACGCAGGGGCTCGGTTCGGATGACTTCGCGCAGGGCAAGGGCATGATCGGCACCGGCCCGTTCAAGTTCGTCAGCTATGCGCGTGACGACCGGGTCGAACTGGTGCGCAATGACAGCTATTGGGGCGCCAAGCCGGCATGGGACAAGGCCACGCTGCGCTTCATCCCCAACCCGGCCACGCGCCTGGCCGCGCTGCTGTCGGGCGACGTGCAGGCGATCGAGAACGTGCCCACGCCTGACCTGCCCAAGGTTCGGCAGGATCCCAAGCTGTCGTTCTTCTCCAAGATCTCGCACCGCGTGATCTACCTGTACTTCGATACCAAGCGCGACAAGTCGCCTTACGTCACCACCAAGGAAGGCGCGCCGCTGGACAAGAACCCGCTGAAGGATGCGCGCGTGCGCAACGCCATCAGCATGGCGATCAACCGGCAGGGCATCAAGGACCGGCTGATGGAAGGCCTGTCCGAGCCGACCAACAACCTGGTGCCGCCCACACTGTTCGGCTACAACCCCAACCTGAAGACGGTCAAGTACGACCCCGAGGGCGCCAAGAAGCTGCTGGCCCAGGCGGGCTACCCGAACGGCTTCGGCGTGACGCTGCACACGCCCAACAACCGCTACGTCAACGACGAGAAGATCGCGCAGACCATCGCCCAGAACCTGACCCGCATCGGCATCGCCACCAAGGTGGAAGGCATGCCGATGGCGACGTATTCGTCCAAGGGCATCAAGCATGAGTGGTCGTTCGGCCTGCTCGGCTGGGGTGCGCAGACCGGCGAGGTCAGCTCGCCGTTGCGTGCGCTGCTGGCGTGCGAGGACAGCAAGAAGGGCTTCGGCACCACCAACTGGGGCGAGTACTGCAATCCGAAGATGGACGTAGTGCTGGAGGAGGCCCTGTCCACCGTCAATGACGGCGAACGTTCCAAGATGCTGCAGGAGGCGACCGCGATCGCGATCAACGATGGCGGTATCATCCCGATCCACCAGCAGGTCACCACCTGGGCCACGCAGAAGGGCATCGTCTACACGCCGCGTACCGACGAGCGCACCTACGCGCATAACTTCAAGCCCCAGTAA